A genomic region of Antennarius striatus isolate MH-2024 chromosome 16, ASM4005453v1, whole genome shotgun sequence contains the following coding sequences:
- the gsg1l gene encoding germ cell-specific gene 1-like protein — translation MKTTRKCRALLSVSLNLAALLFSCTAFITTYWCEGTQRVPKPTCSPQRRHNCIDYGVNETDQSKVHYSWETGDDRFLFRRFHTGIWYSCEENIHEAGEKCRSFIDLAPASERGVLWLSVVSEVLYILLLVVGFSLMCLELFHSSNVIDGLKLNAFAAVFTVLSGLLGMVAHMMYTQVFQITVSLGPEDWRPHSWDYGWSFCMAWGSFTCCMAASVTTLNSYTKTVIEFRHKRKLFEQGLREEQNYLDQEAFHYFRDRSLPSVSGAVEVYPGHGGTRAGLVMGGTSPGQGPGPGRGKIRAPSASIDLGENTDSLGEEQC, via the exons ATGAAGACGACGCGGAAGTGCCGTGCGCTGCTGTCGGTGTCTCTGAACCTGGCCGCCCTCCTCTTCTCCTGCACCGCCTTCATCACCACGTACTGGTGTGAGGGCACCCAGCGGGTGCCGAAGCCCACCTGCAGCCCGCAGCGACGTCACAACTGCATCGACTACGGCGTGAACGAGACGGACCAGAGCAAGGTGCACTACAGCTGGGAGACCGGGGACGACCGCTTCCTGTTCCGCCGCTTCCACACCGGCATCTGGTACTCCTGCGAGGAGAACATCCACGAGGCAG GTGAGAAGTGTCGGAGCTTCATTGATCTCGCCCCGGCGTCGGAAAGAG gcgtgCTGTGGCTGTCGGTGGTCTCAGAGGTTCTCTACATCCTGCTGCTGGTCGTTGGTTTCAGTCTCATGTGTCTGGAGCTCTTCCACTCCAGTAACGTGATCGACGGCCTGAAGCTCAACGCCTTCGCCGCCGTCTTCACCGTGTTGTCAG GGCTCCTGGGGATGGTGGCCCACATGATGTACACCCAGGTGTTCCAGATCACCGTCAGTCTGGGTCCCGAGGACTGGAGGCCCCACAGCTGGGACTACGGCTGGTCCTTCTG CATGGCGTGGGGCTCGTTCACCTGCTGTATGGCCGCCTCCGTCACCACCCTCAACTCCTACACCAAGACGGTGATCGAGTTCCGGCACAAGCGCAAGCTGTTCGAGCAGGGCCTGCGCGAGGAGCAGAACTACCTGGACCAGGAGGCCTTCCACTACTTCCGGGACCGCTCCCTGCCGTCCGTCTCTGGCGCCGTGGAGGTCTACCCGGGCCACGGCGGAACCAGAGCTGGCCTCGTCATGGGGGGCACGAGTCCCGGTCAGGGTCCGGGTCCCGGAAGAGGCAAGATAAGAGCCCCTTCGGCCTCTATAGACCTGGGGGAGAACACGGACTCCCTGGGAGAGGAGCAGTGCTGa
- the hoatz gene encoding cilia- and flagella-associated protein HOATZ, producing the protein MSCGSPDRDRDRDRDRDRDRDASNFFTVFDGSSPDDASHARQLWSSVSLLPPQESRLESADIRQRLPVSRPQRAGASAAPEPPSGISLRQRREERRRCEAVADRRREIRALLGRQRDHRVQKELISRGPRTRTDTGDRGASEPPEEDLDLVRKLQ; encoded by the coding sequence ATGTCTTGTGGGTCTccggaccgggaccgggaccgggaccgggaccgggaccgggaccgggacgcCTCGAACTTCTTCACCGTGTTTGACGGCTCGTCCCCGGACGACGCGTCCCACGCGCGGCAGCTGTGGAGCTCCGTGTCGCTGCTGCCGCCGCAGGAGTCGCGCCTGGAGTCGGCGGACATCCGCCAGAGGCTGCCGGTGTCCCGGCCGCAGCGCGCCGGGGCCTCCGCCGCCCCGGAGCCGCCGAGCGGCATCTCCCTCCGGCAGAGACGCGAGGAGCGGCGGCGCTGCGAGGCCGTGGCCGACCGGAGGAGGGAGATCCGGGCTCTGCTGGGGAGGCAGCGGGACCACAGGGTCCAGAAGGAGCTCATCTCCAGGGGCCCCAGAACCAGGACGGACACAGGGGACAGGGGGGCCTCGGAGCCTCCAGAGGAGGACCTGGACCTGGTCCGGAAGCTGCAGTGA